GACGGATTTCATTCGTCAGATAATAAAAACGAACTGGGGTATTATTTCGGGTTATCTATGGCCACCTATACCAAACATGCCAATAAGTGGGTATTTGGTGCAGAGTTTCTGAATAAATACTACCCTTATAAGAAAGACAGGATACCTGTCAGCCAGTTCACGGCAGAGGGTGGTTATTACCTGAAATTCTTATCTGACCGTAATAAGGTAGTTCTTTTCTCTTTGGGCGGATCTGCACTCGCCGGATATGAAACAAGCAACTGGGGAGAAAAAACGCTCTTTGACGGTTCC
This Dysgonomonadaceae bacterium PH5-43 DNA region includes the following protein-coding sequences:
- a CDS encoding hypothetical protein (product_source=Hypo-rule applied; pfam=PF10626), giving the protein MKNSIKRAQKQNLFCILPNGRILCKRLSIIVTFVLCLVFADQAHAQRCLPGMQGIQVTGGMVDGFHSSDNKNELGYYFGLSMATYTKHANKWVFGAEFLNKYYPYKKDRIPVSQFTAEGGYYLKFLSDRNKVVLFSLGGSALAGYETSNWGEKTLFDGSTLRDKDSFIYGGAITLEYAIV